From Mauremys mutica isolate MM-2020 ecotype Southern chromosome 17, ASM2049712v1, whole genome shotgun sequence, one genomic window encodes:
- the IL6R gene encoding interleukin-6 receptor subunit alpha isoform X2, translating to MEHKGKLRHNKALPPETVLSTVGANVTLPCLQRQPEPNGTVSWKVETQAVSSERAVLEPSLLLRLVQYNDSGRYSCYVGGCLVRSLRLLVEEPPEPPSFSCYRRSHVKDILCEWQPQRRPSPRTRAVLWVKKWLTGKNATEQRCRYFPKVEKFTCRITVPPSEDDTFLLVSVCVSNGAGSTVSKDQVISANRVLKPDPPGNVLVDPVESAPQKLRVNWTYPPSWDPKFYRLHFQVRYRAERSQSYTEIDQLRETSLVIHDAWHGARHMVQVRGLEEFGHGSWSEWSQEAVGTPWADPIGLEWQTGSYSSQFPSDYDFYTDTFTFPPGLYGTEGTNEGGLGVGDHSTVPLYTFLVTGGSLFLGTGLLAGIVLRYKKKWRRGSLGQGKASAVVQHPLVPLAPPSPTSPLSEAPLLSPPASPGSVGSTGTPGSGDFGPFDVTNMDYLLVPQ from the exons ATGGAAcataaggggaaactgaggcacaacaagG ccctcccgCCTGAGACGGTGCTGAGCACCGTGGGAGCAAATgtcaccctgccctgcctgcagcggCAGCCGGAGCCGAACGGCACCGTCAGCTGGAAGGTGGAGACCCAGGCTGTGAGTTCGGAACGCGCGGTGCTGGAGCCCAGCCTGCTGCTGCGCCTGGTGCAGTACAACGACTCGGGCAGGTACAGCTGCTATGTGGGCGGCTGCCTGGTGCGCTCGCTGCGGCTGCTGGTGGAAG AGCCCCCGGAGCCGCCCAGCTTCTCCTGCTACCGCAGGAGCCACGTCAAGGACATCCTGTGCGAGTGGCAGCCGCAGCGGAGGCCGTCGCCCCGGACCAGGGCCGTGCTGTGGGTGAAGAAGTG GCTGACGGGGAAGAACGCCACGGAGCAGCGCTGCCGCTACTTCCCCAAGGTGGAGAAATTCACGTGCAGGATCACGGTGCCGCCCAGCGAGGACGACACCTTCCTGCTGGTGTCCGTGTGCGTCAGCAACGGGGCAGGGAGCACGGTCAGCAAGGACCAGGTCATCTCGGCCAACCGCGTCT TGAAGCCGGACCCCCCGGGGAATGTGCTGGTGGACCCGGTGGAGAGTGCGCCCCAGAAACTGCGTGTGAACTGGACCTACcctccctcctgggaccccaagttCTACCGGCTGCACTTCCAGGTCCGGTACCGGGCTGAGCGCTCCCAGAGCTACACGGAG ATCGACCAGTTAAGAGAAACGTCCCTGGTGATCCATGATGCCTGGCACGGCGCACGGCACATGGTGCAGGTCCGGGGGCTGGAGGAGTTTGGCCATGGCTCGTGGAGCGAGTGGAGCCAGGAGGCTGTGGGCACCCCATGGGCAG ATCCCATCGGCCTTGAGTGGCAGACAGGATCCTACAGCTCGCAG ttccCCTCGGATTACGATTTCTACACCGACACATTCACGTTCCCCCCCGGGCTCTATGGCACAGAGGGCACTAACG AGGGGGGGCTTGGTGTCGGCGACCACTCCACCGTGCCCCTGTACACGTTCCTGGTCACCGGAGGGAGCCTGTTCCTGGGCACCGGCCTGCTCGCTGGCATCGTGCTCAG GTACAAGAAGAAATGGAGGAGGggctccctgggccagggcaAGGCCAGCGCCGTGGTCCAGCACCCCTTGGTGCCGCTGGCTCCGCCGAGCCCCACGTCCCCGCTGAGCGAGgccccgctcctctcccctccggCGTCGCCAGGCAGCGTCGGCTCCACGGGCACCCCTGGCAGCGGGGACTTCGGCCCCTTCGACGTCACCAACATGGATTATCTCCTGGTCCCCCAGTAG
- the IL6R gene encoding interleukin-6 receptor subunit alpha isoform X1, with amino-acid sequence MWALRAAGLLCLLRAAAEGPCPRPALPPETVLSTVGANVTLPCLQRQPEPNGTVSWKVETQAVSSERAVLEPSLLLRLVQYNDSGRYSCYVGGCLVRSLRLLVEEPPEPPSFSCYRRSHVKDILCEWQPQRRPSPRTRAVLWVKKWLTGKNATEQRCRYFPKVEKFTCRITVPPSEDDTFLLVSVCVSNGAGSTVSKDQVISANRVLKPDPPGNVLVDPVESAPQKLRVNWTYPPSWDPKFYRLHFQVRYRAERSQSYTEIDQLRETSLVIHDAWHGARHMVQVRGLEEFGHGSWSEWSQEAVGTPWADPIGLEWQTGSYSSQFPSDYDFYTDTFTFPPGLYGTEGTNEGGLGVGDHSTVPLYTFLVTGGSLFLGTGLLAGIVLRYKKKWRRGSLGQGKASAVVQHPLVPLAPPSPTSPLSEAPLLSPPASPGSVGSTGTPGSGDFGPFDVTNMDYLLVPQ; translated from the exons ccctcccgCCTGAGACGGTGCTGAGCACCGTGGGAGCAAATgtcaccctgccctgcctgcagcggCAGCCGGAGCCGAACGGCACCGTCAGCTGGAAGGTGGAGACCCAGGCTGTGAGTTCGGAACGCGCGGTGCTGGAGCCCAGCCTGCTGCTGCGCCTGGTGCAGTACAACGACTCGGGCAGGTACAGCTGCTATGTGGGCGGCTGCCTGGTGCGCTCGCTGCGGCTGCTGGTGGAAG AGCCCCCGGAGCCGCCCAGCTTCTCCTGCTACCGCAGGAGCCACGTCAAGGACATCCTGTGCGAGTGGCAGCCGCAGCGGAGGCCGTCGCCCCGGACCAGGGCCGTGCTGTGGGTGAAGAAGTG GCTGACGGGGAAGAACGCCACGGAGCAGCGCTGCCGCTACTTCCCCAAGGTGGAGAAATTCACGTGCAGGATCACGGTGCCGCCCAGCGAGGACGACACCTTCCTGCTGGTGTCCGTGTGCGTCAGCAACGGGGCAGGGAGCACGGTCAGCAAGGACCAGGTCATCTCGGCCAACCGCGTCT TGAAGCCGGACCCCCCGGGGAATGTGCTGGTGGACCCGGTGGAGAGTGCGCCCCAGAAACTGCGTGTGAACTGGACCTACcctccctcctgggaccccaagttCTACCGGCTGCACTTCCAGGTCCGGTACCGGGCTGAGCGCTCCCAGAGCTACACGGAG ATCGACCAGTTAAGAGAAACGTCCCTGGTGATCCATGATGCCTGGCACGGCGCACGGCACATGGTGCAGGTCCGGGGGCTGGAGGAGTTTGGCCATGGCTCGTGGAGCGAGTGGAGCCAGGAGGCTGTGGGCACCCCATGGGCAG ATCCCATCGGCCTTGAGTGGCAGACAGGATCCTACAGCTCGCAG ttccCCTCGGATTACGATTTCTACACCGACACATTCACGTTCCCCCCCGGGCTCTATGGCACAGAGGGCACTAACG AGGGGGGGCTTGGTGTCGGCGACCACTCCACCGTGCCCCTGTACACGTTCCTGGTCACCGGAGGGAGCCTGTTCCTGGGCACCGGCCTGCTCGCTGGCATCGTGCTCAG GTACAAGAAGAAATGGAGGAGGggctccctgggccagggcaAGGCCAGCGCCGTGGTCCAGCACCCCTTGGTGCCGCTGGCTCCGCCGAGCCCCACGTCCCCGCTGAGCGAGgccccgctcctctcccctccggCGTCGCCAGGCAGCGTCGGCTCCACGGGCACCCCTGGCAGCGGGGACTTCGGCCCCTTCGACGTCACCAACATGGATTATCTCCTGGTCCCCCAGTAG